A genomic segment from Spinacia oleracea cultivar Varoflay chromosome 3, BTI_SOV_V1, whole genome shotgun sequence encodes:
- the LOC130470045 gene encoding uncharacterized protein, translating to MTRLLLGGFSLSIVGDNRCTKGMVEKGASVSVLPKTIYKKLNMGELKFTTITLQMVDHSIIYPLGVLEDVPVRVGKFYIPVDFVVVDIVEDTQIPIILGRSFIHTAGEVIDVKKGKLTLTIGDDKVTFSLSHVMKRFTGDGDPGDAVDASPTVGARGSVLDGTGFGAPGR from the exons ATGACGAGGTTGTTGTTGGGTGGATTTTCTTTGTCAATAGTTGGAGACAACAGGTGTACTAAGGGTATGGTTGAGAAAG gtgctagtgtgtccgTCCTCCCCAAAACTATTTACAAGAAGTTGAACATGGGAGAATTAAAATTTACCACCATTACTCTTCAAATGGTCGACCATTCTATTATATACCCTTTGGGTGTTTTAGAAGACGTCCCTGtaagagtaggtaaattctatattccTGTAGACTTTGTTGTGGTTGACATAGTAGAGGACACCCAGATTCCAATAATCTTAGGAAGATCGTTCATTCATACTGCGGGGGAAGTTATAGATGTTAAGAAAGGGAAGCTAACCTTGACTATAGGGGATGACAAGGTGACCTTTAGCTTGTCTCATGTGATGAAAA GGTTTACAGGTGATGGTGATCCTGGTGATGCAGTTGATGCTAGTCCCACAGTTGGAGCAAGAGGTTCGGTACTAGATGGCACCGGGTTTGGTGCCCCTGGTCGGTGA